One genomic region from Branchiostoma lanceolatum isolate klBraLanc5 chromosome 7, klBraLanc5.hap2, whole genome shotgun sequence encodes:
- the LOC136438677 gene encoding uncharacterized protein → MQVHICTFSLQIKICLKENTNGQTRMSGSWGIGCLASDVTKARQELEKLKKDTGYLEPERGNLDDTNIGWKYGKPDYTMVNLEYMKGKTKNHLTGSLELMVENFVKRWETESAHFKELDQWTTINKEKYHVQANGGKVFNAEESDVVGSYNWLMWDCKKELYDAEKQDFESSLRQFRGAFPKGFPWEVLEVSSGPPTIAFTWRHWAQFTGQYMGRQGNGQLIEMCGSAVVELDKNNKIVSIQIDYKPEEFLKALLGETNNYPRESEPSTQKESVCPMCPNVKSVV, encoded by the exons ATGCAAGTCCACATCTGTACTTTTTCATTGCAGATCAAAATTTGCCTTAAAGAAAATACAAACGGACAGACAAGAATGTCAGGGTCATGGGGCATCGGTTGTCTGGCGAGTGACGTCACCAAAGCAAGACAGGAGTTGGAGAAACTGAAGAAAGACACTGGTTACCTAGAGCCCGAGCGAGGAAACCTGGACGACACAAACATCGGGTGGAAATATGGCAAACCAGACTACACGATGGTGAACTTGGAATACATGAAG GGAAAAACCAAGAATCATCTGACAGGTTCACTAGAACTAATGGTGGAAAACTTCGTGAAAAGATGGGAGACTGAGTCAGCTCACTTTAAGGAACTAGACCAGTGGACTACAATCAATAAGGAGAAGTACCACGTGCAAGCTAATGGAGGGAAA GTCTTCAATGCAGAGGAGAGTGATGTGGTTGGGAGCTATAACTGGCTGATGTGGGATTGTAAGAAGGAACTATATGACGCAGAGAAACAAGATTTTGAGTCATCGCTTCGTCAGTTTCGCGGAGCGTTCCCAAAAGGGTTTCCTTGGGAAGTCCTGGAG GTGTCTTCGGGACCCCCAACAATAGCCTTCACGTGGCGGCACTGGGCCCAGTTTACCGGACAGTACATGGGTCGGCAAGGTAACGGCCAGCTCATCGAAATGTGCGGCTCCGCCGTGGTGGAACTGGACAAGAACAACAAGATTGTATCCATCCAGATCGACTACAAGCCGGAAGAGTTCTTAAAGGCTCTGTTAGGGGAAACTAACAATTATCCCCGTGAATCCGAACCGTCTACACAGAAAGAATCAGTCTGTCCAATGTGCCCCAATGTTAAATCTGTCGTATAA
- the LOC136438457 gene encoding uncharacterized protein, with product MTSLFENNGGLCSCTFVTSGFQRQRQELTAERDLALARLQEAVQRASLAEQLASDAVRDREEVIGEKEKLTKERDYATRLYESLRRSVDVEDSDFPLSIRKTVDRQVQTYLSLAHGQGGAFNMMFGQAAGTDGISDVTSGNRRATKIVQKTSFTNGRSSVNNDGTGSTSNDCANVESSGKAIGMTSGTGGCQEEAVHPWLVSAGKGHGVRVMSPHPTEYKSMLRGNTQPKVMFRGFHGNTT from the exons ATGACGTCTTTATTCGAGAATAATGGAGGTTTGTGTTCGTGCACATTTGTCACGTCAGGTTTCCAACGGCAACGCCAGGAGTTGACCGCCGAGAGAGACCTGGCACTGGCCCGCTTGCAGGAGGCGGTACAACGCGCTAGTCTAGCGGAGCAGCTCGCTTCGGACGCCGTCAGAGATAGAGAGGAGGTCATCGGAGAGAAGGAAAAGCTGACGAAGGAACGAGACTACGCTACGAGGTTGTACGAGAGTCTACGAAGGTCTGTGGACGTGGAAGACTCGGATTTTCCGTTGAGTATTCGGAAAACAGTCGACAGACAG GTTCAAACGTACCTATCGCTAGCACACGGACAGGGCGGTGCCTTCAACATGATGTTCGGCCAGGCCGCAGGGACTGACGGGATATCTGACGTCACCTCAGGAAACCGTCGTGCCACAAAAATCGTCCAAAAAACGTCGTTCACAAACGGAAGAAGCAGCGTAAACAACGATGGAACAGGGAGCACTAGTAACGATTGTGCAAACGTAGAGTCGTCAGGGAAGGCCATTGGGATGACGTCAGGAACAGGTGGTTGTCAAGAGGAGGCCGTTCACCCGTGGCTAGTTTCGGCGGGAAAAGGCCACGGTGTGCGGGTAATGAGCCCACACCCCACCGAGTACAAATCAATGTTACGGGGCAATACACAACCCAAAGTGATGTTTCGAGGCTTCCACGGAAATACAACATAG